The following are from one region of the Magallana gigas chromosome 4, xbMagGiga1.1, whole genome shotgun sequence genome:
- the LOC117685997 gene encoding putative nuclease HARBI1, with product MAACLLFIEVLRENEDKTLRRERVFRDRSQVLDMLTYSELIGRYRFPRRVILQLTDDVKDFIQPQTLRSHAIPAHIQVLTCLRFLAKGDYLSETTDIHGISKSSGCQAVHRVVDAACKALQNIEFPTRREHISRIKASFYKIAGFPNVIGAIDGTQIPIQGMGTDDEHLYVCRKGFHSINVQAVVDADLRFTNAVCKFPGATHDAFILQNSSLPNLIESLQDGGWLIGDSGYPLKEWLMTPISNPRSGQEERYNSAHCRTRNAIERAFGVLKARFRYVTF from the exons atggccGCCTGCTTATTGTTTATTGAAGTTTTAAGAGAAAATGAAGACAAGACTTTGCGTCGTGAACGCGTTTTCAGAGACAGGAGTCAAGTTCTAGATATGTTGACCTACAGCGAGCTCATTGGGCGATATAGATTTCCAAGGCGAGTTATTCTGCAGCTGACAGACGATGTCAAAGACTTCATACAGCCACAAACTTTGAGGTCGCATGCCATTCCAGCCCACATCCAG GTTCTAACATGCTTGCGTTTCCTGGCTAAAGGAGACTACCTCTCAGAAACAACAGACATTCATGGGATCTCTAAATCATCTGGTTGTCAGGCTGTTCATCGAGTGGTCGATGCTGCCTGCAAAGCTTTGCAGAACATCGAGTTCCCTACAAGGAGGGAACACATTTCCCGTATCAAAGCGTCGTTCTACAAGATTGCTGGGTTCCCAAATGTGATTGGTGCCATCGATGGGACTCAGATACCCATACAAGGCATGGGAACAGATGATGAACATCTGTATGTCTGCAGAAAGGGTTTTCATTCCATAAACGTGCAAGCGGTTGTAGACGCAGATTTAAG GTTCACAAATGCCGTCTGCAAATTCCCAGGAGCAACCCATGATGCATTCATTTTGCAAAACAGCTCCTTGCCAAATTTGATTGAAAGCCTTCAGGATGGAGGTTGGCTGATAGGCGATTCGGGTTATCCCCTTAAAGAGTGGCTGATGACTCCTATCAGCAACCCGAGGAGTGGACAAGAAGAGCGGTACAATTCGGCTCACTGTCGTACTAGAAATGCTATTGAAAGGGCATTTGGTGTGCTTAAAGCACGTTTCAGGTACGTCaccttttaa